Below is a window of Paenibacillus bovis DNA.
CTGCCTGCGGCACGGCATTAGTGTGGATCGTGATCCCCGAGCGGCGTCAGGACATTCACAGGCACCGGATACATACAGGCACTCGTGGATACATGATGGAAGGTCCTCATCGTACCGCCGAAGTGGAAGTAATCGAGATTCTAGGACTATTCACCAACTCATAATATTTTGCTGAATATTACAATAACTAGTATAGGAAGAGGTGTATACAATGAATGTGCAAGAACAGGAACGTATTCTGGACGAAATTATCAGCTGTATGGCGACTGCCCAGGAGTATCCGGAGCTGCAGCGTATCCAGACCCGGCATCGGCTGCATCTGGTTGATTTCTGGGATATTCCTCCCGGCAGCAAAGTGCTGGAAATTGGCTGCGGACAGGGAGATACCACGGCTGTCCTCGCCCATCGTGTCGGCCGGGACGGGCTTGTCTACGGTATTGATATTGCACCGCTTGATTACGGCAGTCCTGTCACTGTCGGGGATTCCGCCAAATTCCTGCTACAATCCAAGCTTGGCTTTCAGACACGTATGGAATACGGTGTGAATCTGCTGGCACCAGAGACCGATTTTCCGGCGGGTACGTTTACTCATGTTGTGCTCTCGCATGCTTCGTGGTATCTGAATTCCAACGAAGAACTTATTCAGATTCTCACCAAAATAAGCAAATGGGGCGCCACGCTCTGTTTTGCCGAATGGGATACACAGATCCGGAATATGCACCAGTTTCCCCATCTGCTGTCTGTGCTGATTCAGGCCAAATACGAATGCTTCAAAGAAAGCAGCTCGGCCAATGTACGCACCCTGTTTACTCCTCAGGATATCCGTGATGCAGCGGCGGCTGCAGGCTGGACGGTCCGCAGCGAACAGAGCATTGCCGCCAACGATCTGCAGGATGGACAATGGGAGACAGAGACTGTAATGCGTGATTATGGCAGAGAACTGGATGAATTGGACCATTTGCCTGATAAATTAAAGATGCTGATCCGCTCGGAAGTGCGTTTGCTGGAACAGTCCGTACAGGGTCTGGATCATCTGGAATCCATGTCCGCCTATGCGATGATAGCCGACCATACACAGGTCTGAACGATAAACAGAACATCGATGTGCACCGGCCTTTCTCCTGTTTACGGGAAAGGCTTTTTTGCTGTTGCTGGAGCAGGATTTGTTTGCTAGTGGCTTTTTGCTATTCACTATTTTAATAAAGGATTAGCTGTTTCTTGATCTTGATATTAATTATACATTTATGGAAAATAATTCTTCCCAATGGAGTGTTAACTGCTTATGATTAAGGCAGATTCACAGTGGAGAGGAGGAATTAATGAACAACCTGCTTGGAGCAGGCATTAATCGAAGACAGGCATCTTTGATTTCGGCACAGCGCTTCACGTAATCGCCGTATGGCCGGATGGCACAGGTGGCATACAGCATGGCAATGATATCCGGCGGAACAGTATGACAGGCTGTTTTCACAAGGCCGGTACAGTACAAAGGAGGCTATTATGAAGATCACGTCGAGAGGATTCAAATGGTATATGTGCTGCTGTATGCTGCTCGTGTCGCTGTTCCCAGCAGCAGGAAGATTGTATGCGGATACAATAGAGGACATGCAAGGCAGTACATTGCCTGGAGGAACAGTGTATACGGCTAGCGGATTCAGCGGACCTACGTTTGAGCCGGAGAATATCGGTGATGGAGACTGGTATAGCTTATGGCGGTCGAATACCCGGTATGCCTGGCTGCAGGCCGAATTTCCGGAAGCAGTGCAGATGAAGGCCGTGCAATTATCCACCGGAAGTATCGGTAAACGTTATGAAACGTATACCGTAGAGGGATTACAACATGGACAGTGGAGTCGACTGGGCAAAAAAACATACAAGCTCGATCCCACAGGCAATGTAGCACTCGCGCCTATTCCTGTACCAGAAGGTTGGTACGATGGTATCCGGGTCAAAATCCAATCCACCAGAGAAGGACTACTCGTTACCGAGCTGCAGTATATTTCGGATCTGGATTCTCCATCGGAATTGAAGACCAGCTACGGCGATGAACAGCTGCATCTGAACTGGAAGCCCGTATCCGGCGCTTCCGGCTATCGAGTGAGCTATGGGCCTGAATCCGGCGTATACACCCAGACACTGGATGTAGGCGCTGACACCTATGGTGGACTGACTATACCCAATCTGAACAATGGACAGGTCTACTATCTGACAGTGGCAGCTCTGACGGGCGGCTCGCGCAGCAATTACTCCAATGAAGTACTGAATGCACCAGTTCCCGGTTTTGATTTGCCCAAGGCGATGACCGGTGGTTCCAGTGGAGAGTGGTATCGTAACCCTGCAACCAACACGAGAGATCGTAATCTATCTACGATGTGGAGGCATAATGGAAGCGATCCGCAGGGTGAGCTGTATTATGAATTTTTCTATCCACTCTATATAAGTGAGCTGCAGCTCACCGTGTCTGCTGCGGAAGACAGTGACCTGACCTATACCGTCTACAAAGGAAGAGGGTCGTCCGAACAGGTACTGGCTCAGCGGCAGATTCATCTGGAAGGCTCGACAAAGCCGGTTGTTCTGGACCCTTTTCCGGTGACACCGGGCTGGTATACAGATATTAATGTTCGGATTCAATCTTCTACAGCACCTATTCTGGTCAACGAGGTACGTTACAATACCGACCATACTCCTGTACAAAATGTAAAAGTGACGAGCGGAAATGCCCAGCTGACACTTACCTGGGACCCGATTGCCGGAGCAGACCAATACCGCATTGTGTATGGCAAGGAATATGGGGATATCTCAAAGACCGAGAAATTGACTGTGAGCGAGGATGCTTATACCGGCTATACGCTGACGGGACTAGACAATAATAGCAGTCCTTATTATATACAGGTGCAGGCGATTGTAAATGGTGAAGCCTATGGCTACTCGGAGGTAATACCAGGCACGCCTCGAAGCTACAGCACCGGGGACTTTCTGCCGCTGGGTACGATCGTTACCGCTTCCGGTTCATTCGACGATAACCAGCCGTCCCATGCGGCGGATCGTAATTTTAGCAGTTCATGGGTGCCGGAGACAGGAGCAAGCAGAAGCGGCACAATCAATTTTGCTTTTGCCCAGCCGATCGATATTCATGCCGTGCAGCCGGTAAGTACGATGTATCCACCGGGTACCCAGCATTATGTCATCTACGGTCTGAAAGGCAGAGAATGGATTCTGCTGTACGACGGACAGGTGCAGGTTCCGTATAATCCGTCCGGTGGCATACTCGAGCCGATCCCGGTAACGCCAGGCAAATACGAGGGTCTGATGCTCACTATAGATGCTTCTCCCAATTGGCTGGCCCTGCAGGAACTACTGGTATTCTATAATCAGCCGGGCAGTTCGGTTACGAGCGATACGTATGGGGAGCAGACTGTACCAACAGTAGACACGGACACGTATCGATAAGGCAGTACAGGTAGTACAGGAGCAGCTGCTGCATGTCCTCAATTGCAGCTGAACAATAAAACCTTAGACAGCCCAAGGAGGCTCTAATGAACAATAGGTTCAGACGATTCAAGCTATACGTGTGCTGTTGTGTACTGCTGCTGTCATTGTTCCCGGCAGCCGGCCGGACGCAGGCCTATCATTATCCGGTGGAAGACATGCAGGGCAGCCGACTTCCGGCCGGAACGACCTATACAGCGAGTGCACCGTCCCAATGGGGATATGACCCCTATAAGGTAGCCGATGATGACAGGAATACGTTTTGGGGATTGTATGGGAATTTTGGCTATTTGCAATTGAATTTTCCCGAAAAGGTTCAAATGAATGCTGTGCAGCTGGCGACTAATTCATTTACACTGGGCTACCATACCTACAAGATCGAAGGGTTACAAAAGGGTCAGTGGAGTGAAATCGGCAGAAAAACGCAAAAGGTGAACAGAGAAGAATACGTTGTTCTGGACCCGATCCCTGTCCAGGAAGGCTGGTATAACAGTATTCGGATCACAATCCAATCCACCTCTTACTGGATGCGGATCAACGAGATTCACTACCTCTCCGATCTGGATTCACCAACAGGTCTGCAGGCGCGCTCCAATAACCAACAGGTTCGTCTTAACTGGACTCCTGTTCCTGGAGCAGCAGGTTATCAGATTCGTTATGGTACCAAGTCCGGCAGTTATACGGAGGCGGTGAATGTCAGCGCCGATACGTATAAAGGTTATAGCTTAGCAGGTTTGCTGGAGAACAGGCCGTATTACTTTGTCGTAGCGGCACGAACAGGTGAGGTCCGAAGCAACTATTCCTACGAAACGTTCAGTATGCCGTTATCCGGATTTGATTTTCCTGATGATATGCAGGCCAGTGTGAATCCGGATAATGTGCATTATTTTGATCCAGCCAGCAATATAATCGATCAGGATCTGTCTACAGGCTGGAGATTCAAAGGCTGGGGAATCGACGCCGAATTGTATCTGAAATCGGACTACCCGGTCTATATGGACGAACTGCAATTAGTAATGACCTCGGAAGCTGCCGATAATTATTTTATTGCTTATATCTATACAGGAGACAACGAAGACAAGCCAATAGCAGAGCACGAGATAGAGATGGAGAAAGGGAGCGAGCCTGGGGTGTGGATTATACCGATCGAGCCCGGCTGGTACAAGGATCTGAAGCTGCACATTATGGTAAGCCGCTCACCGCTGATTATCCACGAAATCCGGTACAATACGGATCATACGCCGGTACAGAATCTGCAGGCTACCAGCGATAACCGGGAAGTGGCTCTTACCTGGGACCCAGTTGCCGGAGCAGATCACTATCGGATCGTCTATGGTCAGTCCTTGACGGATATTCATCAGGGCAGTGCAGTGACAGTGAGTGCAGATGCTTATGTAGGTTATACCGTTACAGGGCTGGAAAGCAGCGGTGCTCCGTATCAATTTCTCGTTCAGGCGATTCGCGGAGATGAGCCGTATGGGTATTCCAATATGGTATCGGCTGCACTGCAAACATATCGTACAGGAGAATGGCTGCCATCGGGTACCCGTATAACGGCTACTGGTTCTTATCAGAACCATTTACCACAGCATGCAGCAGACGCAAACTTGCGCAGCTATTGGCACTCTGATATAGGCAACTGGTATGAACTGGATCAGGGAAATACGAATGGAACGATCAACTTTGCCTTTCCCCGTCCGATTAATCTATATGCTGTGCAGCCGGTAAGCAGCATGTATCCGTCAGGCAGCCAGTATTACACGATCTATGGCCTGCAAAATCGGGAATGGATACTGCTGTACAAAGGAAAAGTCAACGTACCTTATCAACCGAACGGAGGCATATTAAAACCTATCCCGGTCAAATCCGGAGAATATAACGGGTTGATGATCAATATAGACGCCGGTTCCCAGGCAGTCACGCTGCAGGAACTGCTTATATTCTATAATCATCCGGCAGAAACGGTGCTGGGAGATACGTATGAACAGTTATCACTGCCAACGGTGAGCGAGGATACCTATAGGTAATGCATAATCGACAGGGAAATAAGCTTACAGTCTACAGATTCAAATAAGATAATCAGTCATCAGTCGTAACGCAAACTAAGGCGTGTTGCAGAGCAATACTGCAACACGCCTTTTTAGAACAGGAATACATTTCGGAAGCAGCATAGATCTATACCAAACAAACGCCCTGTGTACTCCACAAGAGTATACAGGGCGTTTGTAGGTCATTCACAGTATGGTTGAAGTGACGCCGGTTCTTTATTTGTATATGAATCCGGCTGGTATTGTCTGATTAAGCGGCTCGGTGATCAGGTGCAGGCGCTGTAGGTGTGCCGCCATGTTTGGTATGTTTTTTGAAAAGAGTAGCTTTCAGGTAAGGCAGTACCCAGCGATCCAGTCCGACTTTACCGGCATTCGCACCAGCGACGACGATAAAGATTTCTGCCAGAAGCAGGTACGGGTTGGTGCTTACTGTACCCGAGAATAGGAAGGCGAAGTTCATCACCATGCCCATCAGAGCAGCAACAGTAGTGAAGGTACCGAGGATCAATCCCAGACCAACCAGGAACTCGCCGATCGGTACGAGTACGTTAAACAATTCAACATTGGGCAGTGCAAAGTTCTGCAAGAAGGCACCCCAGCCTGCCTGGACACTTGGA
It encodes the following:
- a CDS encoding class I SAM-dependent methyltransferase, which translates into the protein MNVQEQERILDEIISCMATAQEYPELQRIQTRHRLHLVDFWDIPPGSKVLEIGCGQGDTTAVLAHRVGRDGLVYGIDIAPLDYGSPVTVGDSAKFLLQSKLGFQTRMEYGVNLLAPETDFPAGTFTHVVLSHASWYLNSNEELIQILTKISKWGATLCFAEWDTQIRNMHQFPHLLSVLIQAKYECFKESSSANVRTLFTPQDIRDAAAAAGWTVRSEQSIAANDLQDGQWETETVMRDYGRELDELDHLPDKLKMLIRSEVRLLEQSVQGLDHLESMSAYAMIADHTQV
- a CDS encoding fibronectin type III domain-containing protein codes for the protein MKITSRGFKWYMCCCMLLVSLFPAAGRLYADTIEDMQGSTLPGGTVYTASGFSGPTFEPENIGDGDWYSLWRSNTRYAWLQAEFPEAVQMKAVQLSTGSIGKRYETYTVEGLQHGQWSRLGKKTYKLDPTGNVALAPIPVPEGWYDGIRVKIQSTREGLLVTELQYISDLDSPSELKTSYGDEQLHLNWKPVSGASGYRVSYGPESGVYTQTLDVGADTYGGLTIPNLNNGQVYYLTVAALTGGSRSNYSNEVLNAPVPGFDLPKAMTGGSSGEWYRNPATNTRDRNLSTMWRHNGSDPQGELYYEFFYPLYISELQLTVSAAEDSDLTYTVYKGRGSSEQVLAQRQIHLEGSTKPVVLDPFPVTPGWYTDINVRIQSSTAPILVNEVRYNTDHTPVQNVKVTSGNAQLTLTWDPIAGADQYRIVYGKEYGDISKTEKLTVSEDAYTGYTLTGLDNNSSPYYIQVQAIVNGEAYGYSEVIPGTPRSYSTGDFLPLGTIVTASGSFDDNQPSHAADRNFSSSWVPETGASRSGTINFAFAQPIDIHAVQPVSTMYPPGTQHYVIYGLKGREWILLYDGQVQVPYNPSGGILEPIPVTPGKYEGLMLTIDASPNWLALQELLVFYNQPGSSVTSDTYGEQTVPTVDTDTYR
- a CDS encoding fibronectin type III domain-containing protein, giving the protein MNNRFRRFKLYVCCCVLLLSLFPAAGRTQAYHYPVEDMQGSRLPAGTTYTASAPSQWGYDPYKVADDDRNTFWGLYGNFGYLQLNFPEKVQMNAVQLATNSFTLGYHTYKIEGLQKGQWSEIGRKTQKVNREEYVVLDPIPVQEGWYNSIRITIQSTSYWMRINEIHYLSDLDSPTGLQARSNNQQVRLNWTPVPGAAGYQIRYGTKSGSYTEAVNVSADTYKGYSLAGLLENRPYYFVVAARTGEVRSNYSYETFSMPLSGFDFPDDMQASVNPDNVHYFDPASNIIDQDLSTGWRFKGWGIDAELYLKSDYPVYMDELQLVMTSEAADNYFIAYIYTGDNEDKPIAEHEIEMEKGSEPGVWIIPIEPGWYKDLKLHIMVSRSPLIIHEIRYNTDHTPVQNLQATSDNREVALTWDPVAGADHYRIVYGQSLTDIHQGSAVTVSADAYVGYTVTGLESSGAPYQFLVQAIRGDEPYGYSNMVSAALQTYRTGEWLPSGTRITATGSYQNHLPQHAADANLRSYWHSDIGNWYELDQGNTNGTINFAFPRPINLYAVQPVSSMYPSGSQYYTIYGLQNREWILLYKGKVNVPYQPNGGILKPIPVKSGEYNGLMINIDAGSQAVTLQELLIFYNHPAETVLGDTYEQLSLPTVSEDTYR
- a CDS encoding DoxX family protein; the protein is MMNRWLRENKVAMWLLTVLRVYIGLQWIEGGWGKLTGGFDATGFLTGAIANTGGEHPSVQAGWGAFLQNFALPNVELFNVLVPIGEFLVGLGLILGTFTTVAALMGMVMNFAFLFSGTVSTNPYLLLAEIFIVVAGANAGKVGLDRWVLPYLKATLFKKHTKHGGTPTAPAPDHRAA